DNA sequence from the Cupriavidus oxalaticus genome:
TCGTGATCGGAATCGAAAAACGGATAGTGCAGACGCCGCGCCACCGTGCGGCCCACGGTGGTCTTGCCGGCGCCCATCAGGCCGACGAAAAAGAGATTGGGTCGATCGGATTCCGGTCGGTCGGATTCCTGTCGATCGGGGTGCGGGCGCGGTGCCGACCCTGTCGCAGAGGCTGTCACGGGACTGTCGTTCGGGAGCGCGGCGCCTGGGCCACCCTCCCCGGTTAGGAACTGCATCATCTTCTTATGTTGTGGTGCGCACGGCAAGTGCCGGATGCAGCATCAGCCACATCCACGCGTGTCTTGCCGCGCATGCCGGCCTCCTCCTGGCCTGGCTGGCCACCGGTCCAGTCCGGCGGCAACAAAAAAGGCCGCATCTGTCGATGCGGCCTGCCAGTCTACTGTATCCGGCGTCGAACCCCCGACGCGATCAGCGCAGCGACACGCTTTCGTTCAGGATCCGCGGCGTCAGGAACACCAGCAGCTCGGTCCGGTTGCGGACCTTGGCATTGTTCTTGAACAGGTAGCCCAGCACCGGGATATCGCCCAGCAGCGGCACCTTGTCGGTGTCGTTGGACTCAGTCTGCGTGTAGATGCCGCCGATCACCACGGTGCCGCCGTTTTCCACCAGCACCTGGGTCTGCACGTGCTTGGTGTCGATGGCAAAGCCCGACGTGGTCTGGATGCCGACGCTGTCCTTGTTGACGTCCACGTCCAGCAGCACATTGCCTTCAGGCGTGATCTGCGGCGTCACCTCCAGCTTCAGGTTGGCCTTGCGGAACTGTACCGAGGTGGCGCCGCTGGAGGTGGCAGCCTGGTACGGCAGCTCGGTGCCCTGCTCGATCAGCGCCTTGATGTTGTTCGCGGTGACCACGCGCGGGCTGGAAATGATCTTGCCCTTGCCGTCCGCCTCGAGCGCCGACAGCTCCAGCGCCAGGAAACGCGTGGCGGCGCTGTTGAACAGGCTGACCGCGACATTGGCCGGGTTGGTGCCGTTGATCGAGGCGGCCGGCAGGCTCAGGAACGGGCCGTTGTCCGAGGTCGCGCCCGGCAGCACGTTGTTGTAGGTGTTGCCGACTCTCGCGTTGTTGTACTGCCCGGCGAAGCCCAGCTTCACGCCGAGGTTGCGGCTGAAGGAATCGGTGGCTTCGACGATACGCGCCTCGATGATGACCTGGCGCACCGGGATATCGATCTTGCCGATGAAGCTCTGCACCTCTTCCAGCTTGCTGGCGATATCCGACACGAACAGCTGGTTGGTGCGCGCATCGGCGGTCAGCGAGCCGCGCTTGGACAGCATGCGCGCACTCGCGCCCGCGCCACCCGCCACACCGGCCGGGGCCGCTGCGCCGCCGCCGGCACTCATGCCCAGCAGCATCCGGCGCACGTCCTCGGCGCGCTGGTAGTTGAGCTGGAACACCTGGCTGCGGATCGGCTCGAGGTCATTGATCTGCTGCTGCGACTCCAGCTCGAGCTTTTCCTTGGTCTGGAGTTCCGCCTTGGGCGCCACCCACAGCACATTGCCGTTGCGGCGCGAGGCCAGCCCCTTGGCATCCATCACGATCTGCAGGGCCTGGTCCCACGGCACATCCTTCAGCCGCAGCGTGATATTGCCCTGCACGCTTTCGCTGGTGATGATGTTCAGGTTGGTGAAATCCGCAAACACCTGCAGCAGCGAACGGATGTCGATGTTCTGGAAGTTCAGCGACAGGCGCTCGCCACGGTAGCCCGGGCCGCTGATCAGCTTGGTGGGGTCTTCCTTGACGGGCCGCACCTCGACCACGAACTGGGTGTCGGTCTGGTAGGAACTGTATTCCCAGTGGCCGCGCGGCTCGATGGTCAGGCGTGCGTTGCCGTTGGTGTCGGAGGCAAGCAGGCTGTGCACCGGCGAGCCGAAGTCGCTGACATCAAAGCGCCGCCGCAGGTGCTCGGGCAGCGTGGTGCCGAGGAAATCGACCACCACGTTCTTGCCCTGCTGCGCGATATTGATGCCCGAATCGCGCGAGGACAGGTCCACCACCACGCGCCCGGCGCCGTCCGCACCGCGCCGGAAGTCGATATGGCGCACCGACGGCCGCGCCGCCGCGGCGGCCGGCGTCATCGTCGCGGCCGGGGCGAACGTGGGCGCAGCGTTCTTTACCGCCGGCGCCACATTGTCCAGCGCCACCACGAAGACATTGCCGCGCAGATCGGTACGATAGGTGGCGTTGCGCGTGAGCTCGAGGATCATGCGGGTGCGGCTGCCGATCTGCACCACGTTGGCAGCCTTGACCACCTTGCCGCCGTAGTCATACTGCGCGCGCCCGTTGGCAATGCCGGTGTCGGCAAAATCGATCGCGAGCCGTGCCGGGTTCTGCGTGGTGAAATCCACCGGCTTCTGCGCCAGCGGCCGTTCGAGTTCGACCGTCAGCACGGTCTGCTCGCCGACCGTGCTGACGTCCACCGCCTTGATCCGGTTGCTTTGTGCCAGTGCTGCCGGTGCGGCAATCAGCAGCAACAGCGCCAGCGTCGCGCTTGCGGCGCCCGCGAGCGCACGATACCAGCGCGCGGGGGTCATGCCGACACCTCCAGCTTGAGGCTGGTCATTTTCTCTTTCCACTCGGATACCCCCTCCCGGACTAATTCGCGCAACACGATCTCCTGATCGGTGATGCGGACCACCCGGCCGTAACTCTGGCCGAGATACTGACCCACCTTCACGTGGTGGATCTTGTTATCGACGCGTACGACGCCGAAGGTCTCCCCCTGCTTCTTCAGCATCCCGAGCATCTTGAAATTCTCGAGGGGGTAGTCTTCCAGCGGCTGGCGCGGCCGCCCGGCTTCGGGCGAATCCGACAGCGTCTTGTTCAGTTCGCCGATTTTTGCCTGGGCGAAGGGCTCCGGCGCATTGGCCGCGGCATACTCGCGCGGTACGTAGGGCCTGGGCTCGGGCAACGGCTCGGGCGGCTTGGCGCGAGCGTTGCGCGTAGCGTCCATCCACTGGCGCAGCATGTCTTCATCGCTGGCACCGCAGGCGCCAAGCAGGCCGGCGGCGAGCATGGCAACGGCGAGTACGCGAGGCGATGCCGGCAGGCGCGGCCATGCCGAGCCGCCAGTACGAGGGGGACGATGGGTGCGGCTCACTTGGCACCTCCCGTCTTGGCGGCGGCGGCAGCCGCGGCGGCCTTGCGCTGCGCGGCCTGCTCGTCAGGATCGAGCGCACGGTACGCCATGGCCACCGCCTCCATCGAGAGGCCGCCCTCCTTGGTATGGGCAAGCTGCAGGCTTTGCATCGACACGATCCGCGACAGCGCGGCCACGTCGGCGTTGAATTGCGCCACCTCGTGGTAGCGGCCGGTCACGCGCAGGTTCACCGGGATCTCGGCAAAGTAAGGCTTGAGCACCGCCGCCTGGGGCTTGAACAGCTCGAACTGCAGGCCGCGCGCCACGCCGGCATGGTTGACGTCGGCCAGCAGCGCGTCCATCTCGGTCTTGTTGGGCAATTGCCGCTCCAGCAGGGCGACGCGTTGCTCGACCTGCTTCTTCTGCTCGCGCAATGCGTCGAGGTTGGCCACCTGCGCCACCTTGGACTGGTACGCCTGCTTCAGGTTTTCCTGCTCCAGCCGCTGGCGGTCGAGCTCGTCGAACTTGCCGCTCCAGTAGAACTGCCAACCCAGCAGCAGCACCAGCGCCGCGGCCATCACGGCGAACAGCACGCGCGGCGCCGCCGGCCACGTTTCCGGCTCGTTGAGGTTGAGCCCGCGGAACTGGCTCGTCAGGTCGGCCAGGTTGATTTCTGAATTGAGCGCCATGGTCAGGCTGCCTTTCCGGATGCGGCTGCAGGGACGGGAGCGGGTGCGGCGGCGGGCTTGCCCGGCGTGCCTTTCTTGCTATCGGCGCCCGGCGGCGTTTCCGGCGCGCGGTACGCGAAGCGCATCGAGAAATCGAACAGCCGGCGCTGCTCGCGCAGGTTGTTGGTCATGGTGACCGCCTTGGACTCGACCAGCTCGGCCTTGTCGAGCCACTGCACGCCGCCAAGGTTGCGCAGCAGTTCGGAAATGCGCTCATTGGACTGCGCCACGCCGGCGATGGTGAAGGCCTCGCCCGCCTGCTTCAGGCTGGTCAGGTAGACGCCTTCCGGCACCTGGCGCACCAGTTCCTCCAGCAGCTGGACCGGGCGGTTGCGCTCGGTCTGCAGGCTCTCCACCGCCTTCTGGCGCTGCAGCAGCGCGTCGATATCCTTCTTGAGGCTGTTGACCTCACGGATCTGGCCGTCGAGCCTGGCATTCTCCGCGCTCAGCACCTGGTTCAGCGCGACCACGGAGTCGATACGACCGTCGATATAGAGCCCGCCCAGCAGCACGACGGCGGCACCGGCCGCGGCCGCGCCGCCAAGCAGGGAATACACCTTCTTGCGCCGCGCTGCCTTGCGGGCTTCATGGTAAGGCAGCAGGTTGACCGAAGGCAGCGTGTTCGTGGACATTCGAATGCCTCCGGTGCGTTATTGCAGGCCGCGCAGGGCCAGGCCGGCACTGACGATATACGCCGGCAGGTCGCGCTGCAGGTAGCGCTCGTTGACCTTGGCGTGAGTCGCCATGTTGGCGAACGGATTCGCCAGCGTGGTGGTGATCCTGGTCTGCTGCTGGATCGCCGCCTGCACGCCCAGCAGCGACGCATGGCCGCCCGACAGCAGGATCTCGTCGACGCGTCCCAGGCTGGAGCTGGCGATGAAGTTGCCGATCGCGGCCTGCACTTCCAGCGCCAGCGATTCCAGCGACGGCTTGAGCAGCTGCGCGCGCCACGCTTCGGGCAGCGTATTCTTGCGCTTCTTGATCTCGGCCTTGAGCGCGTCGAGCGTGAACATGCGCGCCGCGCTCTGCGTGAGCTGGTCGCCATAGCTGTTCAGCGGCTGCTCGTAGAGCTCTTTCCAGCCCTGGTAGAAGATCGCCTTGGAGCGGCTGCCGCCGAGGTGGACCACCGCCACCACGGGCAGCGCGCGGGCATCGGCCTCGGACATTTCGTGGGGCACGCCCAGCATCTGCACGATCGAGCGCTGCACCGCGTACTCTTCGACGTCCATCACCTGGGGCTTGAGCCCGGCCATTTCGGCAGCGGTCACGCGCTCCTGCACGCGGTCGCTGTTGGCCGCGGTGACGCGCACGCCGATGCCGCCCTCGGTCTCGCTGGGGCCGATCACGGCGAAGTCGAAGTTGACCGCCTGCGAGGGCGGATAGAGCCGGTGTGCCTCGGACTCGACCTGCGAATACAGCTCGTCCTCGGACAAGTTGTCCGGCAAGCTGACCGTCTGTGATTCGGTCAGCATGGACGGCACGCCCAGCACCACGTCTTTCGAGCGGATGCCGGCCTTGCCGAGCGCACGCTTGAGCGCGATCCCGACGGCTTCAATGTTGATGACGTTGCCATCGGCAACGGC
Encoded proteins:
- a CDS encoding pilus assembly protein PilP, whose translation is MLAAGLLGACGASDEDMLRQWMDATRNARAKPPEPLPEPRPYVPREYAAANAPEPFAQAKIGELNKTLSDSPEAGRPRQPLEDYPLENFKMLGMLKKQGETFGVVRVDNKIHHVKVGQYLGQSYGRVVRITDQEIVLRELVREGVSEWKEKMTSLKLEVSA
- the pilQ gene encoding type IV pilus secretin PilQ yields the protein MTPARWYRALAGAASATLALLLLIAAPAALAQSNRIKAVDVSTVGEQTVLTVELERPLAQKPVDFTTQNPARLAIDFADTGIANGRAQYDYGGKVVKAANVVQIGSRTRMILELTRNATYRTDLRGNVFVVALDNVAPAVKNAAPTFAPAATMTPAAAAARPSVRHIDFRRGADGAGRVVVDLSSRDSGINIAQQGKNVVVDFLGTTLPEHLRRRFDVSDFGSPVHSLLASDTNGNARLTIEPRGHWEYSSYQTDTQFVVEVRPVKEDPTKLISGPGYRGERLSLNFQNIDIRSLLQVFADFTNLNIITSESVQGNITLRLKDVPWDQALQIVMDAKGLASRRNGNVLWVAPKAELQTKEKLELESQQQINDLEPIRSQVFQLNYQRAEDVRRMLLGMSAGGGAAAPAGVAGGAGASARMLSKRGSLTADARTNQLFVSDIASKLEEVQSFIGKIDIPVRQVIIEARIVEATDSFSRNLGVKLGFAGQYNNARVGNTYNNVLPGATSDNGPFLSLPAASINGTNPANVAVSLFNSAATRFLALELSALEADGKGKIISSPRVVTANNIKALIEQGTELPYQAATSSGATSVQFRKANLKLEVTPQITPEGNVLLDVDVNKDSVGIQTTSGFAIDTKHVQTQVLVENGGTVVIGGIYTQTESNDTDKVPLLGDIPVLGYLFKNNAKVRNRTELLVFLTPRILNESVSLR
- a CDS encoding PilN domain-containing protein encodes the protein MSTNTLPSVNLLPYHEARKAARRKKVYSLLGGAAAAGAAVVLLGGLYIDGRIDSVVALNQVLSAENARLDGQIREVNSLKKDIDALLQRQKAVESLQTERNRPVQLLEELVRQVPEGVYLTSLKQAGEAFTIAGVAQSNERISELLRNLGGVQWLDKAELVESKAVTMTNNLREQRRLFDFSMRFAYRAPETPPGADSKKGTPGKPAAAPAPVPAAASGKAA
- the pilM gene encoding type IV pilus assembly protein PilM — translated: MSGLLRRTTVGVDIGSSSIKVVELSVGGGKHDYRLEKCASELLDRNAVADGNVINIEAVGIALKRALGKAGIRSKDVVLGVPSMLTESQTVSLPDNLSEDELYSQVESEAHRLYPPSQAVNFDFAVIGPSETEGGIGVRVTAANSDRVQERVTAAEMAGLKPQVMDVEEYAVQRSIVQMLGVPHEMSEADARALPVVAVVHLGGSRSKAIFYQGWKELYEQPLNSYGDQLTQSAARMFTLDALKAEIKKRKNTLPEAWRAQLLKPSLESLALEVQAAIGNFIASSSLGRVDEILLSGGHASLLGVQAAIQQQTRITTTLANPFANMATHAKVNERYLQRDLPAYIVSAGLALRGLQ
- a CDS encoding type 4a pilus biogenesis protein PilO, yielding MALNSEINLADLTSQFRGLNLNEPETWPAAPRVLFAVMAAALVLLLGWQFYWSGKFDELDRQRLEQENLKQAYQSKVAQVANLDALREQKKQVEQRVALLERQLPNKTEMDALLADVNHAGVARGLQFELFKPQAAVLKPYFAEIPVNLRVTGRYHEVAQFNADVAALSRIVSMQSLQLAHTKEGGLSMEAVAMAYRALDPDEQAAQRKAAAAAAAAKTGGAK